In Pannonibacter sp. XCT-53, the sequence GCACGCTGTTCCCCTGCCAGCCTCGACATGCGCCCGGCGGCGCCGGCGCGTGATCGGCTGCATCCTAGCCCAAGCCGGTGTGAACGCCAGCAGCTTCTGCGCCCTCCCCCGCGTCAGCGAGGGGGCTCGTCCCGTGCGCCGGGCGGGCGGCGGTCCGGCAGCACGTGCGCGCGGAACATCTCGCGCAAGGCCGACTTCCTGATCTTGCCGGTAGCCGTATGCGGGATCTCGTCGAGGAAGACGACATCATCGGGCATCCACCAGCTGGCGATCTTGCCCTGCATGTAGGCCAGGATGTCCTCGGCCCGCGGCTGGGTGTCGCTGCGCGGAACGACGATCAGCAGCGGTCGCTCGTCCCACTTGGGATGCGGCACGCCGATGACGGCGGCCTCGGCCACGTCCGGATGCCCCACTGCGAGGTTTTCCAGATCGATCGACGAGATCCATTCGCCACCGGACTTGATCACGTCCTTCGACCGGTCCGTGATCTGCATGTAGCCGTCAGGGTCGATGTGGGCCACGTCGCCCGTGTCGAAGAACCCCTCCGGATCCAGCACCTCGTCCGTCTCCGCCTTGAAATAGGCCCGGGCGATTGCCGGGCCACGGACCTTCAGGCGGCCGAAGGTCCGGCCGTCCCAGGGCAATTCGGTGCCGGCGTCGTCGGTGATCTTCAGTTCGACGCCAAAAGGGGCAATGCCCTGCTTGGCCTGCAGGTCGAGCCGTGCCTCGCCGGTGAGGGTGGCCTTGCCTGCCTTGGGCGCACAGACCGTGCCGATCGGGCTCATCTCGGTCATGCCCCAGGCATGCATCACGCGGACGTCATAGTCCTCCTCGAAGGCCCGCGTGATCGCACGCGGACAGGCCGAGCCACCGATCACGACCCGCTCCAGCCAGGGCAGGCCCGCCCCGGTCGACTGCAGGTGCTGCAGCAGCATCAGCCAGACGGTCGGGACGGCCGCGGTCAGGGTGACGCGCTCGCTGTCGAGGAGGTGCCAGATCGATTGCCCGTCCATTTTGGGTCCCGGCAGCACCAGGGCCGATCCGGCCAGGGGCGCGGACAGGGCAAGGGACCAGCCGTTGGCGTGGAACAGCGGCACGACCGGCATCACGCGGTCGCGGCTGCGCAGGCCCAGCATGTCCGGCACCGACGCACAGAGCGCATGCAGCACGTTGGACCGGTGGGAATAGACAACGCCTTTCGGGTCGCCGGTGGTACCGGAGGTGTAGCACATGCCGGCGGCGGTGTTCTCCTCGACCTCGACCCAGGCGAAGTCCGCATCCGCCTCCGCCAGCCAGTCCTCGTAGGGCACGACGCGCGGCAGCGTCGTGGGCGGCAGATGCACGGCATCGCACAGCACGATGACCTGCTCGATCGTCTGCAGGCGCGGCCAGATCTTCTCGACAATGGGCAGGAAGGTCAGATCGACGAACAGCAGCCGGTCCTCGGCGTGGTTCATGATCCAGGCGATCTGTTCGGGAAAGAGGCGCGGGTTGACCGTGTGGTAGATGGCGCCAAGACCCATCGCGCCATACCAGACCTCGACATGGCGCCAGGTGTTCCACGCCAGCGTCGCCAGCCGGTCGCCCAGGCGGATCCCCTGCCTCTGCAGGCGCTTGGCCAGCTGGCGCGCGCGCTCGTGCAGCTCGCGATAGGTGGTCCGGTGGATCGGCCCTTCGACGCTGCGCGACACGATTTCCACGGCGCCGTGGTTGCGTGCCGCATGGTCGATCAGCCGCGTGCATGTCAGCGGCCAGTCCTGCATCAAGCCCAGCATGTCTCACCTCCCGGGGCGGCCGTCCGGGGGCAGGCCCCGCCCGACCGCCATAGTGCGGAGGCGTCGCGGATGCTGTCCAGAGGCAAGACGGCCCGCAGCGTGCTGCAGCGCATCAGTGCCGGAGGTCTGCCGGCTCAGGCGCCCATGCCGTCCAGCCAGTCGAGCAGATCGTCGAGCCCGCCGAACACATGGTCGGCGTGGGGGGCGAGCACATCCGCCCCGACGGTTCCGGTGGTCACCGCGACGCGGCGAACGCCGGCATTGCGCCCGGCGTGCATGTCGTGGAGGCTGTCGCCGACCAGCGCGATTTCCGAGGGATGCAGGCCCGTCGCCCGGCTGAAGGCCAGGATCATGCCCGGCTCCGGCTTCGGGCCATGGCCGCTGTCATAGCCGTAGATGTGCTGGAAACAGGCGCTGAGCCCGAGAGCTTCCATCTGGGCGCGGGCGGCGGCTTCCGTGTCGTTGGTGGCGATGCCGAGCGCATAGCCGGCCGCGTGCAGCGTGCGGATCGTCGGGTCCAGCGTCGGGAACGGGGCAAGGTTCTCCAGCCCGAACCGGAACAGGTGCGCTTCCATGTCGGCCAGAAGGCCGCGCGCATCGGTGACGCCCAGAATGCGCGCCCAGTCGTCGAGCACCGTGTCGTTGGCCCCCGCCACGAAGGGAGAATTGGGATCGAACAGACCCTGCCCGAGGTCGAAGCCGCTGACGCGGGCCAGTTCACCCGCCGTCTGGGCATTGCCCGCCGCCATGGTCTCGATCAGACGGCTGAAGGCCGGGGACCAGGTGCGCTGGAAATCGATGAGGGTGCCGTCCTTGTCGAAAAGGATGGCCTTGATCGCCGTCTGGGGGCGTGGGCTCATGCTCGTGTCTCCGGGGCGGCGGGCCTTTCGCCAGCCGCCGCTTGTCTCAGTGTCCAGGTGCCAGGGGGACCCTGTGCGGCGCGCTTGACAGGAGCCGCGGCCGCAGGCTGGCATCGGGAGCCGGCGACTCGGCCGCCGGAGAGAGGAAACAGCCATGCCCCTGACGAATGTGCAAGCCCGCGATGTCCAATCGCTGCTCCACCCCTACACCCAGCTCCATAAGCTCGTGGATACGGGCCCGCTCGTGCTGGAACACGGCAAGGGCGTGTTCATTTACGACACGCAGGGCAAGGAATATCTCGAGGGCATGTCCGGCCTGTGGTGCGCCGGGCTCGGCTTCGGCGACGAGGAGCTGATCGAGGCCGCCCGCGAGCAGCTGTCCCGGCTGCCCTACTACCATCTCTTCGGCGGCAAGGGCATGGAGCCGGCGATCGAGCTGGCGGAACGGCTGAAGGACATCGCGCCGATGCCGGTGTCCAAGGTGTTCTACACCTCGTCGGGCTCGGAGGCGAACGACACCCAGATCAAGCTGGCCTGGTACTACAACAACGCCCGCGGCAAGCCGCAGAAGAAGAAGATCATCAGCCGCGTGAAGGCGTATCACGGCGTGACGGTGATGGCCGCTTCGCTCACCGGCCTGCCGGGCAACCACCGCGACTTCGACCTGCCGGTGGCCGGCGTGCTGCACACCGACTGCCCGCATCACTACCGGTTCGGCGAGGCGGGCGAGAGCGAGGCGGAATTCGTGGAGCGGATCGCCGGCAATCTGGAGGCGCTGATCGAGCGCGAGGGGGCCGACACCATCGCCGCCTTCATCGCCGAGCCGGTGATGGGGGCCGGCGGCGTCATCGTGCCGCCGCAGGGCTACTATCCGCGCATCGTCGAGATCCTGAAGGCCAACGACATCCTGTTCATCGACGACGAGGTGATCAACGGCTTCGGGCGGACGGGCAACTGGTGGGGCTGTCAGACCATGGGCTTCACGCCGGACACCATCTCCTGCGCCAAGCAGCTGACGTCGGCCTATGTCCCGCTCGGTGCCGTGCTGCTGCCCGAGGAGATGTACCAGGCCTTCGTCGAGCAGAGCCGCAAGATCGGCACCTTCGGCCACGGCTTCACCTACGGCGGCCATCCGCTCGGCTGTGCGGTGGGGGCCAAGGCCCTCGACATCTACAAGAGCCGCGACATCGTGGGGCGCGTGCGCGGGCTGGCGCCGCAGTTTGCCGCCCGCATCGGCCGGCTGGCCGATCATCCGCTGGTCGGTGACGTGCGCTGCAGCGGTCTGGTGGGTGGCGTCGAGCTGGTGGCCGACAAGGCCAGCCGCCGGTCCTTCGACCTGACGCAGGGCGTCGGGCTGGCCTGTGCCAAGGCCTGCGAGGCGGAGGGACTGATCCTGCGCGCCATCGGCGACACGATCGCCATCTGCCCGCCCATGGTCATTTCTGCCGAAGAACTGGACATGTTGTTCGACCGTCTCGAGACGGCGCTTGACACCACGGAGGCGCATGTCCGGCGCGAAAACTTGCGCTGACGTGAAAGAGCCACAGAATTCCTGCGAAAAGGCCCGGTTCGGGCCTTTTCCTTTTGGCGCCGCACGCGTAATGCTTAAAGGATCGTAAACCCTCCAGGGTGACGATAAGGATAATCTAGCAGCGCCAGTGTTTTGCACTGCAAAAGAACTGTCGGATTTTGCCAGCTGGCCATAAGCCCGCCGCAATCGATGTGCATTTAAGTATCTGTCAACCCTCTAGCCGGACTGACGTACATGACGAGCGCCCCTGAAAAGAAAACTGCAAACGTTCCGAACCTCGTGCAACAGTACAAGCCGCTGGCCATCCAGGCCGTGTCGGCAGCCATCACTGCCAAGGCCGGGACGTCCGCCAAGCGGTAATCCCGTCGAGCCAAGCCCCGGCGCCGGAAGCCCCCTTCCGCGCCGGAGGGCTCGCCCGCTCCGCTTCGTCGCGCCTGCTGATCCCGCGCCGGATCATCAACTGCGTGCGACCCAGCCCCATGCTCGCAGTCCTTTCGGACCTGCTGCGGCCCCGGTCATGCCGCTCCCGAGCCGATTGCATCGCTTGAGCCGGATCTGCACGGTGCGCTCCCCCGAAGGTCCGCTCTGGTCCGACCGTTTCCCGGCCGGCCGCCCCCGCAAGGCGAGCCTTCCCGTCGGATCCTCCCCGAGCCTTTTGTCCGCCAGGCGCAACCGTCCCGCTCCCGAGGCGTGAGCCGCCCAGACCCAGACTCCCAAGACCAGACGCCCAAGAACAGACGTCCAGGACCAGACGCCTGCCCGAGGGCGGATCAGCCGGATAGTTCGCTGTCAAATCAATAACTTCGGCTTGGCCGAATCAGGTTTTGCGTGCATCGTCTCCACGGGAGCAGGTCAAGGCGGAGCACCGGGACATGATCATTGCCTACACCCCGACGTCCACCGGCTTCGCGCGCTCGGAAGTTCCGGCCGGCGGCACGATCCCTCTGACCGCAGTCTGGATCGACCTGTTCAATCCGACGCATGAGGAGCAGCTGGCGGCCGAGCACCTCATGGGCGCGGAGATCCCGACCCGGGAGGAAATCGCCTCGATCGAAACCTCCGAGCGGCTTTATGACGAGCCGGGCGCGATCGTGATGACCGCACTGCTGCCCATGGCGGCGCGGATGCCGGACCCGAAGATGTCGTCCGTCACCTTCGTCTTGAGCGCCAAGCGCCTCGTCACCGTCCGGTACGGCGAGCCTCAGTCGATCATCAACTGCTCGCGCCGGGTCCAGAGCGACTCGACCATCCCCCGCAACGGGCCGGGCATCCTGTTCGTGATGCTGGACATCATCATCGACCGTTGCGCCGACGTGCTGGAAGAGGCCTCGGACGCCTTCGACAAGCTCTCCTCCCGCGTCTTCGAGGAGGGCCTGAGCTCGCGCCAGGCCGACACCTACCGGGCGGCGATCCGCACCCAGGGGCGCATCGGCCTGCAGGTGGCCCGCATGCATGACGTCTGCGCCAGCCTCATCCGGCTGTTCCTGTTCCTCTCCAGCCGTGCCACGCGGGTCAATCTCACCGAGGACCAGGTGGCGAGCTGCAAGACCTTCGGCCGTGACATCCAGTCGATCAAGGAACATGCGGACGCGCTCGACACCAAGCTCGCGTTCCTGCTTGACGCGACCGTGGGCCTCGTCAATCTCGAGCAGAACCAGATCATCAAGATCTTCTCGGTCGTGGCGGTCATCTTCATGCCGCCCACGCTCATCGCATCCGTATACGGCATGAACTTCGCCGCAATGCCCGAGCTGCAATGGGCCTACGGGTACCCCTATTCGCTCGGGCTGATGCTCGTCTCGGTCGCTTTGACCTTCCTCTATTTCCGCCTCAAGAAGTTGCTTTAGGCGCGAAGGCTCTCACGGGTAGAGCCGCAGCTTCTGCCAGGCGACGTCGGCCGACGGGCGGGTGAAGCGGACGCGGTCATGCAGGCGGAAGGGACGGTCATGCCAGAACTCGATCTCGAGCGGCGTGATGCGCAGGCCAGTCCAGTGCTCCGGACGCGGGATATCGCCGATGCCGAACTTCGCGGTGTAGCGCGCCACTTCCTTTTCCAGGGCAAAGCGGCTCTCCAGCGGCCGGGACTGCTTCGAGGCCCAGGCCCCGATGCGGCTGCCGCGCGGACGGGAGAGATAGTACTCGTCGGCCTCCGCGTCGCTCACCAGATCGACGAGGCCGCGCACCCGCACCTGCCGGCGCAGCGACTTCCAGTGGAAGCAGAGGGCCGCCTTGCGGGCCGAGAGGAGTTCGCGGCCCTTGGCGCTCTCCAGATTGGTGTAGAACACGAACCCCCGCGGGTCGAAGCCCTTGAGCAGCACCATGCGGACATTCGGCAGCCCGTCCGGGTCCACCGTGGCCAGCGCCATGGCGTTCGGGTCGTTGAGTTCCTTCGGCTCGGCATCGGCAAGCCACGCCGCGAACAGGTCGAACGGCTCTGCGGCTTCCGTGAAATCACCGTTTGTTAAGTCTTTTGCGGAAGTGTCGTCGATGTGGGTCATTGGCTCGGCAGGCTGTCAGATGTGGGTATCCGGGGCGGGATATCCGGCCGCCTCCGGGACGGCTGGATCCGGGTGAGAAGGGCCCTTGGTGATGCGTAACCTTCCATATCCGACGCTCCTTTCCAAGCACTACGGACTGGCTGCGGCCATTTTGTCCGGTTCGCTCGTGCTCGGCGGATGCGCGCAGATCTCCTCTCCCCTTGCCAGTTACGACGGACCGGCGGCCGTGGATGTCACCGGGTCGACCAACGGAGCAGGCACTGCCTCCGATCTGGAGATCGACACCACCGACCGCGCGGTGATCGCCCTCGCCCTGACGCGGGCACCGGTGGCCGGCGCGGCGGTCGAGATCCCGTGGCTGAATCCGGAAAGCGGCAACTCCGGCACCATCACGGCGCTGGGACGCGAGGGCGAGCAGGTGCCCGGCTGCATGGCCTTCCAGACCACTGCCAACACGATCCAGGGCGTGAAGGCCTACAGCGGCAATGCCTGCCGCGACCTGCGCCAGGAGCTGCAGGTCATCGGCATTGCCGAGGCCGCCCGCTAGATGACGCAGGGTCAGCCCGGAACAAGCCCGATCTGGCAACACTGGCTCTCGCACCTTATATGCCAGTCAAGTTAAAGTGACGGGCAAACGGCGGCGCCGAACCCCGGCGCCCTGCCCCCCAGACCATTGGACCTCAGATGCGCGACCCCTATTCTGTTCTTGGCGTCCCCAAGTCGTCGACCGAGCAGGACATCAAGCGGGCTTTCCGCAAGCTTGCCAAGCAGTACCACCCGGACCAGAACGCCAACAATCCGGATGCCCAGTCCCGCTTTGCCGAGATCAACCAGGCCTACGAGATCCTGGGGGACAAGGACAAACGCCAGAAGTTCGACCGCGGCGAGATCGACGCCGAGGGCAAGCCCCGCTTTCAGGCGCATGGCTTTGACGGCTTCTCCGACTTCGACCCTTTCCGTGATGCCGGCCGCGACGCCGGCGCGAACCGCGGCTTCCGCGCGTCCGGGGGCATGGGCGGCGGCGGAATGGGCGGCGGCGGCTTCGACGATATCCTGAACGACATTCTCGGCGGTTTCGGCGGCCGCCGCGCCGGTGCCGGCGCGGGGTATGGCGCGGGCGCTGGCGGGGGCGCAGCCGGGGGCGCGGGCCGCTCGTCGATGCCCCAGGCCGGCAAGAACGTGGACCTGCTCCTGCAGGTCACGCTGGAGGAGCTTGGTCGCGACGGCAAGGCCCGCATCACCCTGCCCTCCGGCAAGAGCGTCGAGCTGAAGATCCCGGCCGGGACCGAGGAAGGCGACAAGATCCGCCTGCGCGGCCAGGGGCAGCCCGGCCTCAACGGCGGACCGGCCGGCGATGCCGTGGTGGAAATCCGGCTGCGTCCGCACCGGCTGTTCGAGGTCAAGGGCTCGGACCTGCACCTGAACCTGCCGCTCACCCTCTACGAGGCCGTTCTCGGGGCCAAGGTGCGCACGCCGACACTGGACGGCGCGGTGAACCTGACGATCCCGGCCGGATCGAGCAGCGGCAAGGTCATGCGGCTGAAAGGCAAGGGGCTTCCGACCAAGGCCGGCGGCCATGGGGACCTGCTGGTCCGGCTGGAGATCATCCTGCCGCCACACGGCGACGAGGAGCTCGAGACCCTGATGAAGGCCTGGAAGGAAATCACGCCCTATCCGGCCCGGGGCCCCGAGTTCGACTGACGGTCCGTCTGCGGC encodes:
- a CDS encoding long-chain-fatty-acid--CoA ligase, encoding MLGLMQDWPLTCTRLIDHAARNHGAVEIVSRSVEGPIHRTTYRELHERARQLAKRLQRQGIRLGDRLATLAWNTWRHVEVWYGAMGLGAIYHTVNPRLFPEQIAWIMNHAEDRLLFVDLTFLPIVEKIWPRLQTIEQVIVLCDAVHLPPTTLPRVVPYEDWLAEADADFAWVEVEENTAAGMCYTSGTTGDPKGVVYSHRSNVLHALCASVPDMLGLRSRDRVMPVVPLFHANGWSLALSAPLAGSALVLPGPKMDGQSIWHLLDSERVTLTAAVPTVWLMLLQHLQSTGAGLPWLERVVIGGSACPRAITRAFEEDYDVRVMHAWGMTEMSPIGTVCAPKAGKATLTGEARLDLQAKQGIAPFGVELKITDDAGTELPWDGRTFGRLKVRGPAIARAYFKAETDEVLDPEGFFDTGDVAHIDPDGYMQITDRSKDVIKSGGEWISSIDLENLAVGHPDVAEAAVIGVPHPKWDERPLLIVVPRSDTQPRAEDILAYMQGKIASWWMPDDVVFLDEIPHTATGKIRKSALREMFRAHVLPDRRPPGARDEPPR
- a CDS encoding HAD family hydrolase, producing MSPRPQTAIKAILFDKDGTLIDFQRTWSPAFSRLIETMAAGNAQTAGELARVSGFDLGQGLFDPNSPFVAGANDTVLDDWARILGVTDARGLLADMEAHLFRFGLENLAPFPTLDPTIRTLHAAGYALGIATNDTEAAARAQMEALGLSACFQHIYGYDSGHGPKPEPGMILAFSRATGLHPSEIALVGDSLHDMHAGRNAGVRRVAVTTGTVGADVLAPHADHVFGGLDDLLDWLDGMGA
- a CDS encoding aminotransferase; its protein translation is MPLTNVQARDVQSLLHPYTQLHKLVDTGPLVLEHGKGVFIYDTQGKEYLEGMSGLWCAGLGFGDEELIEAAREQLSRLPYYHLFGGKGMEPAIELAERLKDIAPMPVSKVFYTSSGSEANDTQIKLAWYYNNARGKPQKKKIISRVKAYHGVTVMAASLTGLPGNHRDFDLPVAGVLHTDCPHHYRFGEAGESEAEFVERIAGNLEALIEREGADTIAAFIAEPVMGAGGVIVPPQGYYPRIVEILKANDILFIDDEVINGFGRTGNWWGCQTMGFTPDTISCAKQLTSAYVPLGAVLLPEEMYQAFVEQSRKIGTFGHGFTYGGHPLGCAVGAKALDIYKSRDIVGRVRGLAPQFAARIGRLADHPLVGDVRCSGLVGGVELVADKASRRSFDLTQGVGLACAKACEAEGLILRAIGDTIAICPPMVISAEELDMLFDRLETALDTTEAHVRRENLR
- a CDS encoding magnesium transporter CorA family protein yields the protein MIIAYTPTSTGFARSEVPAGGTIPLTAVWIDLFNPTHEEQLAAEHLMGAEIPTREEIASIETSERLYDEPGAIVMTALLPMAARMPDPKMSSVTFVLSAKRLVTVRYGEPQSIINCSRRVQSDSTIPRNGPGILFVMLDIIIDRCADVLEEASDAFDKLSSRVFEEGLSSRQADTYRAAIRTQGRIGLQVARMHDVCASLIRLFLFLSSRATRVNLTEDQVASCKTFGRDIQSIKEHADALDTKLAFLLDATVGLVNLEQNQIIKIFSVVAVIFMPPTLIASVYGMNFAAMPELQWAYGYPYSLGLMLVSVALTFLYFRLKKLL
- the pdxH gene encoding pyridoxamine 5'-phosphate oxidase; this translates as MTHIDDTSAKDLTNGDFTEAAEPFDLFAAWLADAEPKELNDPNAMALATVDPDGLPNVRMVLLKGFDPRGFVFYTNLESAKGRELLSARKAALCFHWKSLRRQVRVRGLVDLVSDAEADEYYLSRPRGSRIGAWASKQSRPLESRFALEKEVARYTAKFGIGDIPRPEHWTGLRITPLEIEFWHDRPFRLHDRVRFTRPSADVAWQKLRLYP
- a CDS encoding RT0821/Lpp0805 family surface protein; translated protein: MRNLPYPTLLSKHYGLAAAILSGSLVLGGCAQISSPLASYDGPAAVDVTGSTNGAGTASDLEIDTTDRAVIALALTRAPVAGAAVEIPWLNPESGNSGTITALGREGEQVPGCMAFQTTANTIQGVKAYSGNACRDLRQELQVIGIAEAAR
- a CDS encoding DnaJ C-terminal domain-containing protein, producing MRDPYSVLGVPKSSTEQDIKRAFRKLAKQYHPDQNANNPDAQSRFAEINQAYEILGDKDKRQKFDRGEIDAEGKPRFQAHGFDGFSDFDPFRDAGRDAGANRGFRASGGMGGGGMGGGGFDDILNDILGGFGGRRAGAGAGYGAGAGGGAAGGAGRSSMPQAGKNVDLLLQVTLEELGRDGKARITLPSGKSVELKIPAGTEEGDKIRLRGQGQPGLNGGPAGDAVVEIRLRPHRLFEVKGSDLHLNLPLTLYEAVLGAKVRTPTLDGAVNLTIPAGSSSGKVMRLKGKGLPTKAGGHGDLLVRLEIILPPHGDEELETLMKAWKEITPYPARGPEFD